The sequence TCTGCATGGCGGGGATCTACGCCTAGACGAACATGGAGCTCGAGACTCTCGTCGAACTTCGCGGTTGCACATTCTTTTGCGATTGCGACAGCCTCAGAAATAGAGTATTGTTTTGTGAGATCGACTTTTTCCAGCAAAGCCCTGTAACGCTTACCTTTTTTTGACATGTTTATTCCTCCTCGTGGTAATGTCGGAAACCTCCGCGGGCTTCCTCCCACGTCCGCAGTTTCGCAAAGAAACTAACGGACAACCTCTATGCCCATCGAACGGGCAGTTCCTTCGATCATCTGCATTGCGGCCTGAATATCGTTCGCGTTGAGGTCAGGCATCTTGAGTGCCGCGATCTCCTCGACCTGTTTCTTCGTTATCTTTCCCACCTTGTCCTTGTTGGGCACGGCAGAACCTTTCTCTTTGCCTGCAGCCTTCTTGATGAGGATGCTTGCGGGCGGTGTCTTGAGGATAAACGAGAAACTGCGATCCGCATATACTGTAATTACGACCGGGATGATCATTCCGGCCTGATCCGCCGTTTTGGCGTTGAACGCCTTGACGAATTCCATGATGTTGATCCCGCGCTGTCCGAGCGCAGGACCCACCGGCGGCGCCGGTGTCGCTTTGCCTGCGGGCAGCTGAAGTTTAAGCTCCCCTATTACTTTCTTTGCCATATTACATGTGACCTCCTTGGTTTAAAGCCCCCTCCGGGGCGGTTATTCCTTTTTCAATGTGCGGGATACAAAAACAGGATGCATAGTTAAATCCTTTCAAGTTCTGTGTAATCCGCCTCGACAACTGTTTCACGTCCGAACACTGTGACGCTGAATTTGATCTTACCTTTGTCGGTATCGATCTCTGCGACCGGTCCTGCCTGTCCTGCAAAGGGCCCGCTTTTGACCTGTATCATATCGCCGACCCTGAAATCGACTTCTATTTTAGGTTTGGATTCTTTGCCGATTTTGTTCATTATGTCTTCAACTTCTCTAGGCGTGAGCGGGATCGGGTGATTACCCGACCCGACAAAACCCGTTACACCTGGGGTGTGGCGAACGACATACCATGACTGATCTTCGAGGATCATCTCCACCAGCACATAGCTCGGGAAGACCTTGCGGCGTATGCGCTTGGTCTTACCGTCTTTAACATAGACTTTTTCCTCA is a genomic window of Synergistaceae bacterium containing:
- the rplK gene encoding 50S ribosomal protein L11; this translates as MAKKVIGELKLQLPAGKATPAPPVGPALGQRGINIMEFVKAFNAKTADQAGMIIPVVITVYADRSFSFILKTPPASILIKKAAGKEKGSAVPNKDKVGKITKKQVEEIAALKMPDLNANDIQAAMQMIEGTARSMGIEVVR
- the nusG gene encoding transcription termination/antitermination protein NusG translates to MSELFGNTQERRWYIVQTYSGYENKVKANLEQRIATMGMEDRIFRVLVPVEEKVYVKDGKTKRIRRKVFPSYVLVEMILEDQSWYVVRHTPGVTGFVGSGNHPIPLTPREVEDIMNKIGKESKPKIEVDFRVGDMIQVKSGPFAGQAGPVAEIDTDKGKIKFSVTVFGRETVVEADYTELERI